The Mycolicibacterium mucogenicum DSM 44124 genomic sequence CTTGCCATCGGCGCTCTGGGAGCCCGACGCGGTCAGCGGGTCGCTCCAGAAATCTTGGACGTGCTCGACGTGCGCGGTGTCGGCCTGCAGCTTGGCGACGATCTGGTCGTAGTACGCGTGGGCGGCGGCATCCAGCGGCTGGTCGCCCTCGAGCACCACCATCGCCGAGCTGTCGGAGTCGAATTCCTTGAAGTCGGAGCCGACCTGCTTCATCGCGATCATCGAGGGCGCGTCGTGCGGCGACATCGAGACCGAGCGCATCTTGCCGACCTCGTCGAGCCCGGGGACGATCGTGCTGAGCATGACGACGATGCCGATCCACGCCAGGATGACGGGGATCGCGAGCGTGCGGATCACCCGCGCGATCAGCGGCCGGTGCGGCGCCTGCCCGGCCTTGGGAAACGAGTCGGTCGGGGTATCGAGGCTGTGGTTGCTCATGCAGATTTCACCAGGCAGAAGGTCTGGGCGTGCACGCCGGTGGAGGTTCGGGTGTCTTTGAGTTCGTCGTCGACGTGGACGGTGCAGGTGATGGAGTCACCGTCGCCCTGGGCGACGATGTTGGGCGAGGCTGCCGGTGCGGTGGTGGACAGAGTGAGTTTCCACGGCAGCGGGGCGTGGTCGATGCGCTGCGGCTTGGCGTCCAGGTCGAGGTAGTTGATGTCGGCGTAGCTGCCGGTGCCGGTGATCTCGTAGGTGACGACTTTGGGCTTGAACGGTTTGGCGTCGTCGGCGAAGTTGCGCGGGGTGACGATGACGGGGTTCTGGCCGAAGTAGCCGCGCACGCGTTGCACGGTGAAGCCGGCGACCAGGGCCACGGCGAGGATGAGCAACGGGATCCACGCCTTCTTGAGCGCATTGCCGATCACGCTGCGATCTCCTTGGTCACGCTGACCCTCCCCGTCCTTCGATTGCTCGACATGCCCTGGCGGACCGTGTGAGCTGGGGCGTTGCGCACCGCTTGTGTAGCGCCGCCACCTGTGTCACATTTCAATCTGCCGATCGGCAGACTCAGCGTATCCACCAAGGTAAACTTAGACAAGTTAAGCGAATCAATTGATGCAGGTCGGTGCCCACATCGGGGCATCCCGTGTGACGCAGGTGACGTGACCGCGACTGCGGTGACCACGGCTACACGGCGACCGATTCGGGTCGCCGGTGAACAGGGAGCGGGGATTGGCCAAATCGGTGGGGCCACGCGGATC encodes the following:
- a CDS encoding MmpS family transport accessory protein — protein: MIGNALKKAWIPLLILAVALVAGFTVQRVRGYFGQNPVIVTPRNFADDAKPFKPKVVTYEITGTGSYADINYLDLDAKPQRIDHAPLPWKLTLSTTAPAASPNIVAQGDGDSITCTVHVDDELKDTRTSTGVHAQTFCLVKSA